TAGGCAGGAAGCTGAAAAATTTGGCAGAAATGGAAGATAGACTACACCAATCGGAAAAATTAATAAAAGCTCGCAAACGGGTCAACGATATGAAAAAGTTCTATCGTCATCTAAGAGTCTACATTATAGTAAATGTATTGTTACTAGTTGTGAAATTAAATTTATTTAATTGGTTTAAGGATGATTATGACTGGATGCAAGATCCTCAATTTAGCGACTGGATAGGTATAAACCTTCTAGGAACTCCTGTTTTTTGGGGAATAGGGCTTTTAGGACATGCACTTTATGTTTTTAAGTTCAAATCAAAATCTTGGGACGAACTCAAGCCTAAGTTCATAAGGGATTGGGAACAAAGACAATTGGATAAATTTCTAAAGGAAGAAAATAAGGATTGATGGAAACAAGGGACATTAACGAAAGAAAAAAGCTAAAAAGGGCTCAGGAAAGACTAAAGCAATTGAAGGGCTTTTATATTCATCTTACCATTTATTTAGTGGTAAACATCACTCTTTTAATATTGAAATTGATCGGAAATGCCTCCTATGGGGAATCCTTTATGGGGCCGGTATGGCACTTTAGTACCTTTAGTACATGGTTTTTCTGGGGAATAGGCTTATTCTTCCATGGTCTGAAAGTTTTTAACCGAACCACACTTTTTTCTAAAAATTGGGAGGAGCGTCAGATTCAAAAATATCTGGAACAGGAGAAGCGGGATGCGGAAAAATTTGGTAGCCATAAAAGGTAAAAATGGACAACCTAAAAAAATATATCAAGGCATATAATAAATTGTATTTTTAACATACCACAAGCATTGAAAAAAGCATGAACGTAATTATTATAGAAGACGAAAAACCTGCCGCCAGAAGACTTGGAAGACTTTTATCTGAATTGGATGTGGAAGTATCTACCATGCTTCACTCCGTGGAGGAATCCATTATATGGTTCCAGGAAAACCAGCATCCGGACCTTATTTTCTTGGATATTCAGCTTTCGGATGGGCTTTCCTTTGAAATATTTGATGTGGTAGATGTTAAGAGTGCTATTATTTTTACCACCGCTTATGACGAATATGCCCTTCAGGCTTTTAAACTAAACAGCATAGATTATCTGTTGAAACCTATTGATGATGAGGAATTGGAAAGTGCCGTTAAAAAATACCGCACCTTAAAACCCGAGACCAAAAAATTGACCTTGGATTTTGAGGATATAAAAAAGCTATTGGTAAATCCTTTGGAAAGAGAATACAAAAAAAGATTTACGGCCAAAGTGGGTCAGCATTTGAAAATAATAAACGCAGATGATGTGGAATGTTTTTATAGTGAGAACAAGGGCACGTATGCGGCCACATCCGATGGTAGAAATTATTTGCTGGATATAACCTTGGAAAATTTGGAAGGGGAGCTACAACCTGAAACCTTTTTTAGGGTCAGCAGAAAGTTTTATGTGAACATCAACTATATTAAAGACATCATTTCCTATACCAATTCCCGTTTGCAGATTAAGCTAAATTCATTTTCGGAACAGGAAATCATTGTGAGTAGGGAACGGGTCAAGGATTTTAAGTTGTGGTTGGAGTAGGTGGTATGGTTTATAGTTAATAGTTAAAAGGAATTGGTTTTTTAACAACAACCAACAACTACCCTTCATTTTCCACCCGATTTTCATCAAAGGCAGAGGGCAATAGTTTAGGTATCAATTTGATAAATATCGGAAGTAAAATGGCCCCACCTGGAAGCAAGAAAATGGCCAGGGAAGGTATACTTTTAAAAATGTCCAGAAGTTGCGATTGCACTTTTTTCTTTTCCTCCTTTGTAAGGTCTTTAATAGTGCTTTTTGATAAAAGGGATACTAATTCTGCACTTTCCGAGAGTTCCTTATGTAAACGTTTCCGGTTTCGAAGGATAAGCCTGTTCACCAGTTTGGACATGCTATCATAAAATTGCACGGCCATATTATGTTCCTGTAGAAACGGTATAGTTTCCTTGTGAGCGGTTATAAAATAGGTGACGTATGACAGGGAATCTTGAACTGTTTTTTCATCCAATTTCAGGTCCTTACCTATTTCATGGATAAATTCAGACTCAACGGGCTGTAAAGTATGGTCTTCCCATACGGTGAGGCAGGCTAGATCCAATAAATATTTGTTTTCCCATTCATCGTCATTGGCCAGTAAATGCTCCCTGTACGAATCATCGAATTTTTGCGTATCACTGCTTATAAAAGTCAATGAAGAGGCTAATAACTGGGCCAACTTCTCATCCTTTCTATTCTTTTCCTTTGAGTTTAACGCATGATAGGTAATGTTAATGGAAAGATATTCAAGCTTTTGAGCGTGCTTTTTTATTCCTTTTGCCTTCAACAAATATTTTCTGAACAAGAGTACATCAATGTACAACAGCGAATTGGTAATAAAACTATTGAAGGTCTTGCTTATGATATTATCCTCTAGATAAACGCGTGATTCCAGAATTTTTTCAAGCTTTGTGGAAGTTTTGTTACCCGAAAAAAGTTTTCCCAAGAAGGAGACTTTATTGACCTCCAAGGTTTCATAGAACAAGAATATTTTTTCAAGGAACAGGTTAAAATCGGTTTGGCCCGTTTCAATCCTAAAAGTAAAGTATAGCGCTGTTACCAAATTTACTTTCGCCTTTTCATCTTCGGAGAACTCGTGTTCTGGCAATATGAAATTTGGGTAACCTGTATTTATACCATAAACAAAGCCAACTTTCTTTAGGGTTTCATATAAATCAC
This window of the Maribacter cobaltidurans genome carries:
- a CDS encoding LytR/AlgR family response regulator transcription factor, translating into MNVIIIEDEKPAARRLGRLLSELDVEVSTMLHSVEESIIWFQENQHPDLIFLDIQLSDGLSFEIFDVVDVKSAIIFTTAYDEYALQAFKLNSIDYLLKPIDDEELESAVKKYRTLKPETKKLTLDFEDIKKLLVNPLEREYKKRFTAKVGQHLKIINADDVECFYSENKGTYAATSDGRNYLLDITLENLEGELQPETFFRVSRKFYVNINYIKDIISYTNSRLQIKLNSFSEQEIIVSRERVKDFKLWLE
- a CDS encoding 2TM domain-containing protein; this encodes MEDRLHQSEKLIKARKRVNDMKKFYRHLRVYIIVNVLLLVVKLNLFNWFKDDYDWMQDPQFSDWIGINLLGTPVFWGIGLLGHALYVFKFKSKSWDELKPKFIRDWEQRQLDKFLKEENKD
- a CDS encoding LETM1-related biofilm-associated protein, with amino-acid sequence MNPSASGWIDKFGSLVKNHVSAYTTFGDLYETLKKVGFVYGINTGYPNFILPEHEFSEDEKAKVNLVTALYFTFRIETGQTDFNLFLEKIFLFYETLEVNKVSFLGKLFSGNKTSTKLEKILESRVYLEDNIISKTFNSFITNSLLYIDVLLFRKYLLKAKGIKKHAQKLEYLSINITYHALNSKEKNRKDEKLAQLLASSLTFISSDTQKFDDSYREHLLANDDEWENKYLLDLACLTVWEDHTLQPVESEFIHEIGKDLKLDEKTVQDSLSYVTYFITAHKETIPFLQEHNMAVQFYDSMSKLVNRLILRNRKRLHKELSESAELVSLLSKSTIKDLTKEEKKKVQSQLLDIFKSIPSLAIFLLPGGAILLPIFIKLIPKLLPSAFDENRVENEG
- a CDS encoding 2TM domain-containing protein — its product is METRDINERKKLKRAQERLKQLKGFYIHLTIYLVVNITLLILKLIGNASYGESFMGPVWHFSTFSTWFFWGIGLFFHGLKVFNRTTLFSKNWEERQIQKYLEQEKRDAEKFGSHKR